Proteins encoded in a region of the Bombina bombina isolate aBomBom1 chromosome 12, aBomBom1.pri, whole genome shotgun sequence genome:
- the PMPCA gene encoding mitochondrial-processing peptidase subunit alpha → MAANLAKTRAWGGIRRYGLSKYRSYSSGGSSAYHNIPLTNPLPGVPKPLFASVDGQEKFETKVTTLENGLRVASQNKFGQFCTVGILINSGARHETKYLSGISHFLEKLAFSSTAQFGSKDEILLTLEKHGGICDCQTSRDTTMYAVSADTKGLDTVVSLLAEVVLQPRLSEDEIEMTRMAVRFELEDLNMRPDPEPLLTEMIHAAAYSGNTVGLPRFCPVENIDKINQKTLHSYMHNYYTADRMVLAGVGIEHEQLLQCAKKYLLGVEPVWASGKPRTIDKSIAQYTGGIVKVEKDMSDVSLGPTPIPELTHIMIGLESCSFLEDDFIPFAVLNMMMGGGGSFSAGGPGKGMFTRLYLNVLNRHHWMYNATSYHHSYEDTGLLCIHASADPRQVRDMVEIITREFTLMAGGVGEVELDRAKTQLKSMLMMNLESRPVIFEDVGRQVLATGARKLPHELCSLIDNVKASDIKRVATKMLRNKPAVAALGDLSELPDYEHIQAALSSKDGRLPRSFRLFR, encoded by the exons ATGGCGGCGAACTTGGCGAAGACCCGAGCATGGGGCGGAATACGGAG GTATGGTCTTTCAAAATACAGGAGTTACAGTAGTGGCGGCAGCAGTGCATACCACAATATCCCTCTTACCAACCCCTTGCCAGGAGTGCCAAAACCGCTCTTTGCAAGTGTTGATGGACAAGAAAAATTTGAAACTAAGGTTACTACTCTGGAGAATGGTTTGCGTGTGGCATCACAAAATAAATTTGGACAGTTCTGTACAGTTGGAA TTCTGATCAACTCTGGAGCAAGACATGAAACAAAATATCTTAGTGGCATTTCccattttttggaaaaactggccttTTCA TCTACTGCTCAGTTTGGCAGTAAGGATGAAATTCTTCTGACATTGGAAAAACATGGGGGTATCTGTGACTGTCAGACATCCAG AGATACGACCATGTATGCTGTGTCCGCAGACACTAAAGGTTTAGATACGGTGGTGAGTCTGCTTGCTGAAGTCGTTCTGCAGCCACGGTTATCAG AGGATGAGATCGAGATGACTCGTATGGCCGTCCGGTTTGAACTTGAAGATCTGAACATGAGACCAGACCCAGAACCTCTGTTAACAGAGATGATCCATGCG GCAGCATATAGTGGGAACACAGTTGGTCTGCCCCGGTTCTGCCCGGTTGAGAATATTGATAAGATCAACCAGAAAACATTACACTCTTATATGCACAACTATTATACCGCGGATCGGATGGTATTGGCAGGAGTGGGCATAGAGCATGAACAGTTGCTTCAGTGTGCAAAGAAGTATCTGCTGGGTGTGGAACCTGTCTGGGCATCAGGAAAACCAAGAACCATAGACAAGTCTATAGCTCAGTACACGGGAGGTATTGTCAAG gttgAAAAGGACATGTCTGATGTCAGCCTTGGCCCTACACCAATTCCAGAGCTCACCCACATCATGATCGGCCTTGAAAGCTGCTCTTTTTTG GAAGATGACTTCATTCCCTTTGCTGTACTAAACATGATGATGGGAGGAGGTGGATCCTTTTCTGCTGGGGGGCCCGGAAAGGGAATGTTCACTAGGTTGTACCTTAATGTGCTAAACAG ACACCACTGGATGTACAATGCCACCTCTTACCACCACAGTTATGAGGATACCGGTCTCCTATGTATTCATGCCAGCGCAGATCCTCGTCAG GTCAGAGACATGGTGGAAATAATTACAAGGGAGTTTACGCTAATGGCTGGAGGTGTCGGAGAG GTGGAATTAGATCGGGCAAAGACCCAACTGAAATCCATGCTCATGATGAATCTTGAATCCAGACCCGTTATATTTGAGGATGTAGGCAGACAAGTGTTAGCAACAGGCGCAAGAAAACTTCCTCACGAGCTGTGCAGTCTGATTG ATAATGTGAAAGCAAGTGACATCAAGAGGGTGGCTACTAAAATGCTGCGCAACAAACCTGCAGTTGCCGCTTTGGGAGACCTTTCAGAGTTACCAGATTACGAACACATCCAGGCTGCTCTGTCGAGTAAGGATGGTCGCCTGCCACGTTCATTCAGATTGTTCCGATAG